DNA sequence from the Carnobacterium funditum DSM 5970 genome:
CTGGATTATAGTGATAGTTTTGTATTACCTGATGACTTTCGGAAAATGTTGCTTTACTTAATCATTTATATTCAAGTGGATGCCTACTCAATTTTAGTATTGCAAGAAAGCTTGGACGTTAGTCGTAATACAATTATCACTGATTTAAAAAAACTAAATAATGACTTAGAAAAAGTTACAGTTCAGTACGATCGGAAAAAAGGATATGTCTTGAAAGGTACTGAATTAGAAATTCGTAAGTACGCGTTGTTTTATATTTTCACTTTATACAAAGAGTTAGAGCCCAAAACAATATTAATTGAAAGTTGTGGTCTTTCTCAAAATTATTTCAATGACTGGTTGGAGCAAACTTACAGTAGCATTAAGGTGAGCAAGCTTGATATTATGACAGGGCAAGTCGCAGAGATTGTTATTTTTATTTTAATTACTAGTTCAAGAAATAAAAATAGTGAAAATAAACTAGAATTTTTGATTGAACCAGAGTATTTACCCAATCAGAAATACTTGAATTTTTCCAATAGTTATCGGGAATTATTTTCAGATCAAACCGAATTAAATTATTTATCTCTAATCTTTTCGGCAATTTCACAGGAAGAACTAACTGAAGATAGTAATATTTTTTCTCAAATATTTATCGAGTTTTTAACAATGTTCAATGTTATTTCCGGGATTGATGTCTTAAATTATCAAGCTTTGGTGACTCGTTTGAGGCTACATTCGCTTGCGATGATGTATCGTGAAAAATACTTTATTTTCCTTAATAATGAATTAATTGAAGAGATTGCTGAGTCAAATAAATCTTTAAATAACGTGTTACAAGAAGCTGTTAGCCCAATTGAAGAAGAAATCGGTAAACCTATTAGTAAAACAGAAATTGGTTATCTCATAGCAATTATTGAATCTTATTTACAAAGTAAAAATGAACAGTTTACCTTGCTGCGAGCGATTATTTTATGTCCTAATGGCACTACGTCATCTGTTTTATTAAAAAAGGAATTAGAGGAACTATTTCCGGCTATTCAGTTTTCTAAGGCAAGTTCACTAAGTAATTTTAAAGAGATTGATCCTAATGAGTACGACATTATTTTTTCAACAATTGGAGTTAAAACGCAAAAGTATTTGTATATTATTTCTAATTTTTTATCTAACTTTGAAAAACAAAAACTAAAAAAAGAAATTACCGAACAGTTTAACTTACCAACTTTAAAAATTCCATCGTATAAAGAAATTGAAAATTTATTATCTAATCACGAAACAGCAAAGCAATCAACGGGTGATTTATATGATGAATTAGTCGCAATTATAACAAGAAATAGCAAACGTCAAAAGGAGTGGAGTCCAGTGTTAAAAGAATTGCTTACCGAGGATACGATAAAAATGAATGTGAAGGCAACTGATTGGGAAGATGCAATCAGAAAAGGTGGGGAGATTCTGCTTGAAACCGGAGTAATACAAGGAAGTTATGTAGAAGCCATGGTCAAATCAGTAAAATTATATGGCTCCTATATTGTGATTACTCCACATATTGCCTTAGCGCATGCAAGTTCAAATGATGGTGTCAATAAGATTGGATTTAGTTTAATTACCTTGAAAAATGAGATTAAGTTTAATCACGAAGAAAATGATCCGGTGAAAGTTGTTATCACATTAGCGG
Encoded proteins:
- a CDS encoding BglG family transcription antiterminator, giving the protein MLDKEFINLFTEKTVTQLLNEKDLKLLTGLGRKRLSKNIDLLNLTYLFNQEEVLQINHFDLTNINIERVLLDYSDSFVLPDDFRKMLLYLIIYIQVDAYSILVLQESLDVSRNTIITDLKKLNNDLEKVTVQYDRKKGYVLKGTELEIRKYALFYIFTLYKELEPKTILIESCGLSQNYFNDWLEQTYSSIKVSKLDIMTGQVAEIVIFILITSSRNKNSENKLEFLIEPEYLPNQKYLNFSNSYRELFSDQTELNYLSLIFSAISQEELTEDSNIFSQIFIEFLTMFNVISGIDVLNYQALVTRLRLHSLAMMYREKYFIFLNNELIEEIAESNKSLNNVLQEAVSPIEEEIGKPISKTEIGYLIAIIESYLQSKNEQFTLLRAIILCPNGTTSSVLLKKELEELFPAIQFSKASSLSNFKEIDPNEYDIIFSTIGVKTQKYLYIISNFLSNFEKQKLKKEITEQFNLPTLKIPSYKEIENLLSNHETAKQSTGDLYDELVAIITRNSKRQKEWSPVLKELLTEDTIKMNVKATDWEDAIRKGGEILLETGVIQGSYVEAMVKSVKLYGSYIVITPHIALAHASSNDGVNKIGFSLITLKNEIKFNHEENDPVKVVITLAATDQSTHLKALSELMELLGDENFLKIAYDPKAEKQDILTLIQDLKEC